The Pedobacter roseus genome contains a region encoding:
- a CDS encoding paraquat-inducible protein A encodes METQEKYTKERKSFLPKLLLILALALLLGAEGYFGFRLHELSDQQEHIKKDYSNINNITYGLFSVQQWKDNVSKIVHHQVGNLKMTKKQKKVLQHEVEQVLLALINKAEGLVNKPKKTLSGKIQKFAIKNFVNSDSIKAQVPGFARKIIAEVDNPKNKKQLSKMAIGEFNEIANEEKKDSAFVANAAAIKTMYQKYHVSSTELLNKKLVASLDEIRGKTYAYSFGMLACVVVVLGFWWGLRKRRDLHVTLFVMSLFFAFILLAVGLTASMIEVDARIRSLDFVLLGEHILFKDQVLFFQSKSIMDVVRVLISQPGIDSILVGVLILVFSILFPVVKLSSTGIHLLGNKRLAENGVIKYFAFQSGKWSMADVIVIAILMAYIGLNGLLEGQLQALNIKNDSLTILTTNNTSLQPGYIIFISFVLYGLILSTILKFITPHDAH; translated from the coding sequence TTGGAAACACAAGAAAAATATACAAAGGAGCGGAAGTCTTTTCTTCCTAAATTGCTGCTTATACTAGCCCTTGCATTGCTGCTTGGTGCTGAAGGTTACTTTGGGTTCAGGTTACATGAACTTTCCGATCAACAGGAGCACATTAAGAAAGATTACTCGAATATCAACAACATTACTTACGGGCTGTTTTCGGTACAGCAGTGGAAGGATAATGTATCAAAGATTGTGCACCATCAGGTAGGTAACCTGAAAATGACCAAAAAGCAAAAAAAGGTGTTGCAACATGAAGTTGAACAGGTATTGCTTGCATTGATCAATAAAGCAGAAGGCCTTGTAAATAAACCCAAAAAGACTTTAAGTGGGAAGATACAGAAATTCGCCATTAAAAATTTCGTGAATTCTGATAGTATAAAAGCGCAGGTGCCTGGCTTTGCAAGGAAAATTATTGCTGAGGTAGATAACCCTAAGAACAAAAAGCAGTTAAGTAAAATGGCCATTGGCGAGTTTAATGAAATTGCCAATGAAGAAAAAAAAGATAGTGCGTTTGTTGCAAATGCAGCCGCAATTAAAACGATGTACCAGAAATACCATGTGTCTTCTACTGAGCTTTTGAATAAAAAATTAGTCGCATCGCTGGATGAAATTCGTGGTAAAACTTATGCATATTCTTTTGGGATGCTTGCCTGTGTTGTGGTGGTGCTCGGATTTTGGTGGGGCCTCCGCAAACGGAGAGACCTGCATGTTACCCTTTTTGTAATGTCGCTGTTTTTTGCCTTTATCCTCTTAGCGGTTGGACTTACGGCTTCGATGATCGAGGTTGATGCCAGGATCAGGTCGCTTGATTTTGTATTATTGGGCGAGCACATATTGTTTAAAGATCAGGTGCTGTTTTTTCAGAGCAAGAGCATTATGGACGTAGTTAGGGTATTGATTAGTCAACCTGGAATCGATTCAATACTGGTAGGCGTGCTGATATTGGTTTTTAGTATCCTTTTTCCTGTGGTTAAGCTCAGCTCAACAGGTATCCACCTTTTAGGCAATAAACGGTTGGCTGAAAACGGAGTGATTAAATATTTTGCTTTCCAATCTGGCAAGTGGAGTATGGCCGATGTAATTGTAATTGCCATTCTGATGGCCTATATCGGGCTAAACGGACTGCTTGAAGGGCAGTTACAAGCCTTGAATATTAAAAATGATTCGCTTACCATCTTAACCACCAACAATACATCCCTGCAGCCTGGGTACATTATATTTATCAGTTTCGTGCTTTATGGACTCATTTTATCGACAATATTGAAGTTCATTACACCACATGATGCCCATTAA
- a CDS encoding paraquat-inducible protein A has translation MATITNTPQDIPKKKSRIAPIVLIAALSILLFGEAYFGYRFHQLSVEQKHVKEDFSLSNNITFGIFSVDRWGEKISAVVDRRVKGFNLTAKQKTEMRKEVENELHGLVNKAVSEITKPQKSLGGKLKKLAFKSFVDVDELHAQVPSFAKTIVTKITSPTSLKRLKGIATSKVDELEAQTYDSTDTTITTVEQNIYHKYHVTNAKAFDSLVNTRLAEIKKDSLQYALGMLGCVAIALVLWLFLRKKVQLHVPLFIMSLLFAAILLTVGVTSPIIEVDARIQTLEFALLGDKIAFTNQVLFFQSKSILGIIGTLIEQPKPDAVLVGVLLLIFVVVLPLLRIVARGVHVSCGHLFGSRKVLRFLAFDLGKWDMADVMVVGVAMTYIGLNGILKSQLSGLNMQNDTLKTVTANNSALQLGFFVFVAYVIYTIVLSSILKRIDEQNGPC, from the coding sequence ATGGCAACGATAACAAATACCCCACAAGATATACCGAAAAAGAAAAGCAGGATTGCCCCTATTGTGCTTATTGCTGCACTGAGCATCCTTTTGTTTGGAGAGGCTTATTTTGGCTACAGGTTCCATCAGCTTTCTGTGGAGCAAAAACATGTTAAGGAAGATTTCAGTCTATCAAACAACATCACTTTTGGGATATTTTCTGTCGACCGATGGGGAGAGAAAATTTCGGCAGTTGTTGACCGCAGGGTGAAAGGTTTTAACCTTACGGCGAAGCAAAAAACAGAAATGCGGAAAGAGGTGGAGAACGAACTGCACGGCCTTGTAAATAAAGCTGTATCTGAAATAACCAAACCACAGAAGAGCCTTGGTGGCAAGCTTAAAAAACTGGCTTTTAAAAGTTTTGTAGATGTAGATGAACTTCATGCGCAAGTACCTTCTTTCGCTAAAACGATTGTAACCAAGATTACCAGTCCCACCAGCTTGAAAAGGTTAAAAGGAATTGCCACCAGTAAAGTAGATGAGCTGGAAGCGCAAACCTACGACAGTACAGATACGACCATTACCACTGTTGAGCAAAATATCTACCATAAATACCATGTAACAAATGCAAAAGCTTTTGATAGCTTGGTGAATACGAGGTTGGCAGAGATAAAAAAAGACAGTTTGCAATATGCACTTGGGATGCTTGGTTGCGTAGCCATTGCTTTAGTATTATGGTTATTCTTGAGAAAAAAAGTGCAATTACATGTACCCTTATTTATCATGTCGCTTTTATTCGCAGCCATTTTGCTTACTGTTGGCGTTACCTCACCCATCATCGAGGTTGATGCCCGCATTCAAACCTTGGAGTTTGCCTTACTAGGTGATAAAATTGCCTTTACCAATCAGGTACTTTTCTTTCAGAGCAAGAGCATTTTAGGGATTATCGGAACATTGATTGAGCAGCCCAAGCCTGATGCCGTATTGGTAGGTGTATTACTGCTTATTTTTGTGGTTGTTCTTCCTCTGTTAAGAATTGTCGCCAGGGGTGTTCATGTATCCTGTGGCCACCTTTTTGGTAGCCGAAAAGTGTTACGGTTTCTGGCATTTGATCTTGGTAAATGGGATATGGCCGATGTAATGGTGGTTGGCGTTGCGATGACTTATATTGGTCTTAACGGGATCTTAAAAAGCCAACTCTCTGGGCTTAACATGCAAAATGATACACTAAAAACCGTAACGGCAAATAATTCGGCCCTGCAGCTTGGTTTTTTTGTGTTTGTAGCTTATGTAATCTACACCATAGTGCTCTCGTCTATACTGAAGCGTATTGATGAACAAAACGGTCCATGTTAA
- a CDS encoding DUF4834 family protein: MVLIKFIFITILVLWLIRMLIRLILPMLFNNLAGKMQSQATGQQQQQRRSKPEGSISIDYMPPKPDQSKTDKLGDFVDYEEVK, translated from the coding sequence ATGGTATTAATAAAATTCATTTTCATCACAATATTGGTGCTTTGGCTGATCAGAATGTTGATCAGGCTGATTCTACCTATGCTGTTTAATAACCTGGCCGGCAAAATGCAGAGTCAGGCAACAGGACAACAGCAACAACAGAGACGATCGAAACCAGAAGGTTCTATCTCGATAGATTATATGCCTCCAAAACCCGATCAAAGTAAAACAGATAAACTCGGCGATTTTGTAGATTACGAGGAAGTAAAATAA
- a CDS encoding YwbE family protein: MDGQNRKDIYPGLEVGIILKKDQRSGNITYGVVKDLLTSSAFHSRGIKVRLEDGQVGRVAEIVGD; this comes from the coding sequence ATGGACGGGCAAAACAGAAAAGACATTTATCCAGGATTAGAAGTCGGAATTATTTTGAAGAAAGATCAAAGGTCAGGAAATATCACTTACGGGGTAGTTAAAGATCTTCTTACTTCTTCAGCATTTCATTCGAGAGGGATAAAAGTGCGGCTCGAAGACGGCCAGGTTGGTCGCGTTGCTGAGATAGTTGGAGACTAA
- a CDS encoding DUF3472 domain-containing protein, whose protein sequence is MKSFKLVTLIVLGAIGLKSQAQNSTTISLPLAGNAYSSLHQDSERTLSNKGIVNWSNPNEYFTAYLRVSKPGKLVISLSDKLVIEGQSTLEFSIKNQPKKVNFDEAKTFDGKIGEWTIKDTGYVAITIKGINKSVANFPSIQTLTINGTATEGKTAYVKNNEGNFFHWGRRGPSVHLNYQQPDNVNAEWYYNEVTVPKGEDILGSYFMACGFGEGYFGMQVNSPTERHILFSVWSPFNTDDPKSIPESHKIKMLKKGESVHTGEFGNEGAGGQSYLNYLWKAGNTYKFLLHGVPGKDSVTTYTAYFFAPENNKWQLIASFSRPQTKTYLKRFHSFLENFSPVQGDLSRKVLFDNQWICDDKGVWSELKSARFTTDNTGMKGYRMDYQGGTEKGAFYLKNGGFFNDYTTPRKILNRTSNGKKPEIDFSKLP, encoded by the coding sequence ATGAAATCTTTTAAACTCGTAACGCTGATCGTACTCGGCGCTATCGGTCTGAAAAGTCAGGCCCAAAATTCTACTACTATTTCCCTGCCACTCGCAGGCAATGCCTACAGTTCCTTACATCAGGATTCGGAAAGAACGTTATCCAACAAGGGAATCGTAAACTGGAGCAACCCGAATGAGTATTTTACGGCTTATCTCAGGGTTTCAAAGCCAGGCAAGCTGGTTATTTCGCTTAGCGATAAACTGGTTATCGAAGGGCAATCGACACTAGAATTTTCTATTAAAAATCAACCAAAAAAAGTAAATTTTGATGAAGCCAAAACTTTTGATGGTAAAATTGGCGAGTGGACAATCAAAGATACCGGCTATGTTGCCATCACCATAAAGGGGATAAACAAAAGCGTTGCTAACTTTCCTTCCATCCAAACCTTAACCATCAATGGAACGGCAACAGAAGGAAAAACCGCTTATGTAAAAAACAATGAAGGCAATTTCTTCCATTGGGGCAGGCGTGGACCATCTGTTCATTTAAATTATCAACAGCCCGACAATGTAAATGCAGAATGGTACTATAATGAAGTAACCGTCCCAAAAGGCGAAGATATCCTTGGCTCTTATTTTATGGCTTGCGGTTTTGGTGAAGGTTATTTTGGCATGCAGGTAAACAGCCCGACCGAAAGGCATATCCTATTTTCGGTATGGAGCCCTTTCAATACCGACGATCCTAAAAGTATACCAGAATCGCACAAAATTAAAATGTTAAAGAAAGGCGAAAGTGTACACACAGGAGAATTTGGTAACGAAGGTGCAGGAGGCCAGAGTTATTTAAATTACCTTTGGAAAGCAGGAAATACCTATAAATTCCTGCTTCATGGCGTACCCGGAAAAGATAGCGTTACCACATACACCGCTTATTTCTTTGCTCCGGAAAACAATAAATGGCAGTTGATTGCCAGTTTCAGCAGGCCACAGACTAAAACCTACCTTAAACGTTTCCATTCCTTTTTAGAAAACTTTTCGCCTGTTCAAGGCGATTTATCGAGAAAAGTATTGTTCGATAATCAATGGATCTGCGATGATAAAGGCGTTTGGAGCGAGTTAAAATCAGCACGTTTTACCACCGATAATACGGGAATGAAGGGATACCGGATGGATTATCAGGGAGGAACGGAAAAAGGGGCATTCTATTTAAAAAACGGTGGTTTCTTTAACGATTATACCACACCGAGAAAAATCCTCAACAGAACCTCCAATGGCAAGAAACCAGAAATAGATTTCAGCAAATTGCCTTAA
- the uvrB gene encoding excinuclease ABC subunit UvrB, with the protein MKFKITSEYQPTGDQPNAIKQLVDGVNANEHYQTLLGVTGSGKTFTVANVIEQTQKPTLILSHNKTLAAQLYGEFKNFFPENSVNYFVSYYDYYQPEAFIASSNTYIEKDLSINEEIEKLRLRTTSSLMSGRRDIIVVSSISCIYGMGNPEDFSRMVFRFGVGLRISRNAFLHSLVEILYSRTTTDFKRGTFRVKGDTVDIYPAYLDHAYRISFFGDDIEELSAIDPVSGKTLEKLEDMAIYPANLFVTPKDRFNSSIWGIQEELEIRKNQLIADRHLLEAKRLEERTNFDIEMMKELGYCSGIENYSRFFDGRQPGMRPFCLLDYFPEDYLMVIDESHVTVPQIRAMYGGDRSRKLSLVEYGFRLPAALDNRPLNFNEFEALAPQTIYVSATPAEYELEKSEGVVVEQVIRPTGLLDPVIEIRPAINQVDDLLDEIDITIKDGGRILVTTLTKRMAEELTKYLDRLNIKTRYIHSEIKTLERVEILRGLRLGEFDVLVGINLLREGLDLPEVTLVAILDADKEGFLRSEKSLIQTIGRAARNDKGRVIMYADGITDSMEKTISETNRRRDIQIAYNLEHGITPKTVGKSREAILEQTSVLDFSQKASDNKARAYVENAEISIAADPIVQYMGKNELQRAIDNTRKDMQKAAKDMDFLQAAKLRDEMFALEKMFNEKFGK; encoded by the coding sequence ATGAAATTTAAAATCACCTCAGAATATCAGCCTACCGGAGATCAGCCAAATGCCATTAAACAACTGGTTGATGGTGTAAACGCTAACGAACATTATCAAACTTTATTAGGCGTTACAGGATCTGGAAAAACCTTCACCGTGGCCAATGTAATCGAGCAGACTCAAAAGCCTACTTTGATTTTAAGTCATAATAAAACCTTAGCAGCACAGCTTTATGGCGAGTTTAAAAACTTCTTCCCTGAAAATTCGGTAAATTACTTTGTTTCGTATTACGATTACTATCAGCCAGAGGCTTTTATTGCTTCCAGTAATACCTATATCGAAAAAGATTTAAGTATTAACGAGGAGATCGAAAAACTACGTTTACGTACCACCTCTTCATTGATGAGCGGCCGGCGTGATATTATCGTGGTCTCATCCATCTCCTGCATTTATGGTATGGGTAATCCTGAAGATTTCTCAAGGATGGTTTTCCGCTTTGGCGTAGGTTTACGTATTTCGAGAAATGCTTTTTTACACAGTTTGGTTGAGATTTTATATTCGCGTACTACAACCGACTTTAAACGCGGAACTTTTAGGGTTAAGGGGGATACTGTAGATATTTATCCTGCTTACCTTGATCATGCCTATCGCATTTCCTTTTTTGGTGATGACATTGAAGAACTTTCGGCAATTGATCCTGTTTCAGGCAAAACCCTGGAAAAACTCGAAGATATGGCCATTTATCCTGCCAATCTTTTCGTTACCCCTAAAGATAGGTTCAATTCCTCTATTTGGGGTATTCAGGAGGAACTGGAAATCCGTAAGAACCAATTGATTGCCGACAGGCATTTACTGGAAGCCAAGAGGCTGGAAGAACGCACCAATTTTGATATCGAAATGATGAAAGAACTCGGATATTGTTCGGGTATCGAAAATTATTCACGTTTCTTTGACGGAAGACAGCCGGGCATGCGCCCTTTCTGTTTGCTGGATTATTTCCCGGAAGATTATTTAATGGTCATCGATGAAAGTCACGTGACCGTTCCACAGATCAGGGCGATGTACGGCGGCGATAGGTCGAGAAAATTATCGTTGGTTGAGTACGGATTCCGTTTACCCGCAGCACTGGATAACAGGCCATTAAACTTTAACGAGTTTGAGGCACTTGCTCCACAAACCATTTATGTAAGTGCAACACCAGCCGAGTACGAACTCGAAAAATCAGAGGGCGTGGTGGTAGAACAGGTGATCAGGCCGACCGGATTATTAGATCCTGTGATCGAAATCAGGCCAGCCATTAACCAGGTTGATGATCTTTTGGACGAAATTGATATTACCATAAAAGACGGTGGACGTATCCTGGTAACCACTTTAACCAAACGTATGGCCGAAGAGCTGACTAAGTACCTGGATCGGTTAAATATCAAAACCAGGTATATCCACTCTGAGATTAAAACCCTGGAGCGTGTAGAAATTCTCCGTGGTTTACGTTTAGGCGAATTCGATGTTTTAGTAGGAATTAACCTTTTACGTGAGGGTTTAGATTTACCTGAAGTAACATTAGTAGCCATCTTAGATGCTGATAAAGAAGGTTTCCTTCGTTCTGAGAAATCACTAATCCAGACCATTGGCCGTGCCGCCCGTAACGATAAAGGCCGGGTAATTATGTATGCTGATGGCATTACCGATAGCATGGAAAAAACCATTTCGGAAACCAACAGGCGTAGGGATATACAGATTGCCTATAACCTTGAGCATGGCATTACTCCAAAAACCGTTGGAAAATCAAGAGAGGCCATTTTAGAGCAGACTTCAGTACTCGATTTCTCTCAAAAAGCAAGCGATAACAAAGCCAGGGCTTATGTAGAAAATGCCGAAATCAGCATCGCAGCCGATCCGATTGTACAGTATATGGGTAAAAATGAATTGCAAAGAGCAATCGATAATACCCGTAAGGATATGCAGAAAGCGGCAAAAGACATGGACTTTTTACAAGCCGCAAAACTCCGCGATGAAATGTTTGCCTTGGAGAAAATGTTCAACGAAAAATTCGGTAAGTAA
- a CDS encoding M1 family metallopeptidase, translated as MNKLFTLTGLLLFSGTLAMAQNIQNNPGSNHGNKFEQLGTILPTPNEQRTASGAPGVKYWQQRADYNIKCELDEKNLLLTGSETVTYTNNSPDPLTYIWLQLDENEHSTDKNANYQDATKMPLMGTTKSLDQLSATANNGDGINITKLTDATGKNLKYTVNKTMMRIDLPVALRTGQKLIFNIDWNYKITDRMSVGGRGGYEFFPADGNYLFTMTQWYPRLCVYSDFQGWQNHQFTGRGEFALTFGDFKVQMTVPADHLIGATGECINYSAVLNPTQLSRYNSAKTAAAPVEIQTLAEAKTAETKKSTAKKTWVFNANNVRDFAWTSSRKFIWDAMPQKIQANNNTVMCMSFYGKEAYNLYSKFSTRAVAHTIKTYSDFTIPYPYPVAQSIEAANGMEYPMICFNYGRTDADGTYSESTKNGMLGVIIHEVGHNFFPMIVNSDERQWTWMDEGLNSFVEYLTEELWDNKFPSKKGPAYTIVDYMKLPKDELEPIMTNSENIARFGPNAYSKPATGLNILRETIMGRELFDYAFKEYARRWAFKHPEPADLFRTMEDASGEDLDWFWRGWFYGTDPCDISLDSVKFAKADFPKEVPAARSRMVKIDKPAVNAFEDISKIRNREDKKINFYVDKNTAAQDFYYKYDRGLVTVDTTVATKMDMTPPVEVVAEADQNKYANQFLYELSFSNRGGLVMPIIVEFTYKDGTKEIDRIPAQIWRHNELKTSKFYVKNKEVASILVDPLRETADIDTSNNTWGGKAKESKFKVYKMKAGGAVRGQSVGKNPMQAAAGK; from the coding sequence ATGAATAAACTGTTTACTTTAACTGGTCTTTTACTCTTTTCGGGTACTTTGGCCATGGCCCAAAACATTCAGAATAACCCTGGCAGTAACCACGGGAACAAATTCGAACAGCTGGGTACTATCTTACCTACACCAAACGAACAACGTACAGCCAGCGGGGCACCAGGTGTTAAATATTGGCAGCAACGTGCCGATTATAACATTAAATGTGAACTGGATGAAAAAAACCTGTTACTTACGGGATCTGAAACCGTTACCTACACCAATAATTCTCCTGATCCCTTAACTTATATCTGGTTGCAGCTTGATGAAAACGAGCACAGTACCGATAAGAACGCAAACTATCAGGATGCGACCAAAATGCCTCTTATGGGCACAACGAAAAGTTTGGACCAGTTAAGCGCAACTGCTAACAATGGTGATGGAATCAACATTACCAAACTAACGGATGCAACAGGTAAAAACCTAAAATACACGGTTAATAAAACCATGATGAGGATTGATTTGCCGGTAGCTTTAAGAACAGGACAGAAATTAATTTTTAATATTGATTGGAACTACAAAATTACCGACAGAATGAGTGTTGGTGGCCGTGGCGGTTACGAGTTTTTCCCGGCAGATGGCAACTACCTGTTTACCATGACGCAATGGTACCCACGTTTGTGCGTTTACAGCGATTTTCAGGGCTGGCAGAACCACCAGTTTACAGGAAGAGGCGAGTTTGCCTTAACCTTTGGTGATTTTAAAGTACAGATGACTGTTCCGGCAGATCACCTGATCGGTGCAACAGGAGAGTGTATCAACTATAGCGCGGTATTAAACCCAACGCAATTGAGCAGATATAATTCTGCAAAAACTGCAGCAGCTCCGGTAGAAATCCAGACTTTAGCTGAAGCGAAAACCGCTGAAACCAAAAAATCGACCGCTAAAAAAACCTGGGTTTTCAACGCCAATAATGTGCGCGATTTTGCATGGACTTCTTCCCGTAAGTTTATCTGGGATGCCATGCCACAAAAAATTCAGGCCAATAACAACACTGTAATGTGTATGAGTTTTTACGGAAAAGAGGCTTACAACCTGTACAGCAAATTTTCTACACGTGCAGTAGCGCATACCATCAAAACTTATTCAGATTTTACCATTCCTTACCCTTACCCGGTTGCTCAAAGTATCGAAGCAGCTAATGGAATGGAATATCCGATGATCTGCTTCAACTATGGCCGTACAGATGCCGATGGAACTTACAGCGAAAGCACCAAAAACGGAATGCTTGGTGTAATTATCCACGAGGTTGGGCACAACTTTTTCCCAATGATTGTGAACAGCGATGAGCGCCAGTGGACCTGGATGGACGAGGGTTTAAACTCTTTTGTTGAATATTTAACAGAAGAACTTTGGGATAACAAATTTCCAAGCAAAAAGGGGCCTGCTTACACCATTGTTGATTACATGAAATTGCCTAAAGATGAGTTGGAGCCAATTATGACCAACTCTGAAAACATTGCACGTTTTGGTCCAAATGCTTATTCGAAACCAGCTACAGGTTTAAATATTCTCCGCGAAACCATTATGGGCAGAGAACTTTTCGATTACGCATTTAAAGAATATGCCAGAAGATGGGCTTTTAAACACCCTGAACCTGCAGATCTTTTCCGTACCATGGAAGATGCCAGTGGCGAAGATTTAGATTGGTTTTGGAGAGGTTGGTTTTACGGAACAGACCCCTGCGATATCTCATTGGATAGTGTGAAATTTGCTAAAGCCGATTTCCCTAAAGAAGTTCCTGCTGCCAGATCGAGGATGGTTAAAATTGATAAACCAGCGGTGAATGCTTTCGAAGATATTTCAAAAATCAGAAACCGTGAGGATAAAAAGATTAATTTCTATGTAGATAAGAATACTGCAGCACAGGACTTTTATTATAAATACGATAGAGGATTGGTAACTGTTGATACTACTGTAGCTACCAAAATGGATATGACACCACCTGTAGAAGTTGTTGCAGAAGCTGATCAAAATAAGTATGCCAACCAGTTTTTATATGAACTAAGCTTTAGCAACAGAGGCGGTTTGGTGATGCCTATTATTGTGGAGTTTACCTATAAAGATGGTACCAAAGAGATCGACCGTATCCCTGCACAGATCTGGAGGCATAATGAGCTTAAAACTTCTAAATTCTATGTAAAAAACAAAGAAGTTGCTTCAATTTTAGTTGATCCGTTACGCGAAACTGCTGATATCGATACCTCAAACAATACCTGGGGTGGCAAAGCAAAAGAAAGTAAATTTAAGGTTTACAAAATGAAAGCTGGTGGTGCTGTAAGAGGCCAGTCAGTTGGTAAAAATCCTATGCAGGCAGCTGCCGGAAAATAA
- a CDS encoding HupE/UreJ family protein: protein MPLQDFIFYFKLGWEHIISADALDHQLFILALVAIYSYHNLKQVLILVTAFTIGHSLTLLLSVLDIIRFESKWVEFLIPCTIVITAISNLFRKNFSMKSVKINYFLALGFGLIHGMGFANSIRIMLAKDQNIGWGLFGFNAGLEAGQIFMVIIILLITFFIFNYTRIKRLSWVLFVSAAVFSLALKMALERIPL from the coding sequence ATGCCGTTGCAAGATTTTATCTTTTATTTCAAATTAGGTTGGGAGCATATTATAAGCGCCGATGCGTTAGATCATCAACTTTTTATCTTAGCATTGGTTGCCATTTATAGTTACCACAACCTGAAACAAGTGCTGATATTGGTTACTGCTTTTACGATTGGCCATTCGCTTACTTTACTTTTGAGTGTTTTAGACATCATCAGGTTCGAAAGCAAATGGGTAGAGTTTTTAATCCCCTGCACCATTGTCATTACTGCGATAAGTAATCTGTTCAGGAAGAATTTTTCGATGAAATCTGTAAAGATCAACTACTTTTTGGCATTGGGTTTTGGATTGATCCACGGCATGGGTTTCGCCAATTCCATCAGAATCATGCTGGCAAAAGACCAGAACATTGGCTGGGGCCTGTTTGGTTTTAATGCAGGGCTTGAGGCAGGACAGATTTTTATGGTGATCATTATTTTATTGATTACTTTTTTCATTTTTAACTATACCCGCATTAAACGCCTAAGCTGGGTATTATTTGTATCGGCAGCCGTATTTAGCCTGGCTTTAAAAATGGCTTTAGAAAGAATTCCTCTTTAA
- a CDS encoding DUF6702 family protein has translation MHRLKYILLLLCCACCSVNAGMKHPLHVSTTEINFNARDKTLEISCRIFSDDFEAILVKLYKQKTDLSNANMKTAMDELVKKYLLSHLQLKANGKAVAMNYIGFEIDHEATNIYLEVEKMPAVKSVEVNDTILYDMFDDQMSIVHVVKASTRKSTKILYPEKKFTANF, from the coding sequence ATGCATAGATTAAAATATATCCTTTTGCTATTATGCTGTGCTTGCTGTTCGGTTAATGCAGGTATGAAACATCCTTTGCATGTAAGCACGACCGAAATAAATTTTAACGCCCGGGATAAAACCTTAGAAATAAGCTGCAGGATTTTTTCGGATGATTTTGAAGCCATTTTAGTGAAACTATATAAGCAGAAAACGGATTTAAGCAATGCGAATATGAAAACTGCAATGGATGAACTGGTTAAAAAGTACCTGCTCTCGCACTTGCAGTTAAAAGCCAACGGAAAAGCGGTTGCCATGAACTATATCGGCTTCGAAATTGATCATGAAGCAACCAATATTTACCTCGAAGTGGAAAAAATGCCGGCTGTAAAATCGGTTGAGGTTAACGACACCATTTTATACGATATGTTTGATGATCAGATGAGTATTGTACACGTTGTAAAGGCTAGCACCCGTAAAAGCACTAAAATACTGTATCCCGAAAAGAAGTTTACCGCAAACTTTTAA